One segment of Chryseobacterium viscerum DNA contains the following:
- a CDS encoding LLM class flavin-dependent oxidoreductase — protein sequence MELGIGMFGDLALDQSTGKYRDAGIKIREILDQVKLMDEVGIDVFAMGEHHRPDYAVSSPEIVLAAAASITKNIKLASGVTVLSSSEPVKVYEDFSTLDLISDGRAEIFVGRGSFIESFPLYGYSLNDYEQLFDEKLELLLKINSEENVSWSGKLRAPMENQTVYPRAKNDGKLSIWRAVGGTPQSVLSAAQLGMPLVVAIIGGMPIQFRNLIEFYKQEYQKAGHDVSKMQIAVHSHTFVSDDQKVVDGYFHNYKSQMDRIGSSRGWAPYTKAQYEGGRSKDGALFIGSPAEVADKIAYMKEIFGITRFIGHMDVGDPAHDVMMKSIELFGKEVKPAIQGL from the coding sequence ATGGAATTAGGAATAGGAATGTTCGGGGATTTGGCTTTAGACCAGTCCACCGGAAAATATAGAGATGCAGGAATTAAGATCCGTGAAATATTGGATCAGGTAAAATTAATGGATGAGGTAGGAATCGATGTTTTCGCTATGGGAGAGCACCACCGTCCGGATTATGCTGTTTCTTCTCCGGAGATCGTATTGGCAGCGGCAGCGAGTATTACAAAAAATATAAAACTGGCCAGTGGAGTTACTGTTTTGAGCTCTTCGGAGCCGGTAAAAGTATATGAAGATTTTTCTACGCTGGATCTTATTTCAGACGGTAGAGCAGAGATCTTCGTGGGACGCGGAAGTTTCATAGAGTCATTTCCGCTGTATGGTTATTCATTGAATGACTATGAGCAGCTATTTGACGAAAAATTAGAATTATTACTGAAAATCAATTCTGAGGAAAACGTAAGCTGGTCAGGGAAACTTCGTGCTCCGATGGAGAACCAAACTGTTTATCCAAGAGCAAAAAATGATGGAAAGCTTTCAATCTGGAGAGCTGTTGGAGGAACTCCGCAGTCTGTTTTAAGTGCAGCACAGCTTGGAATGCCTTTAGTGGTAGCCATTATTGGAGGAATGCCGATTCAATTTAGAAATCTGATCGAATTCTATAAACAGGAATACCAGAAAGCAGGGCATGATGTTTCGAAAATGCAGATTGCTGTTCACTCACATACTTTTGTGAGTGATGATCAGAAAGTGGTGGATGGATATTTTCATAACTATAAATCTCAGATGGACAGAATTGGGTCTTCCAGAGGATGGGCGCCTTACACAAAAGCACAGTATGAGGGAGGAAGAAGCAAAGATGGAGCATTATTTATCGGCAGTCCGGCAGAAGTAGCAGACAAAATTGCTTATATGAAGGAGATCTTCGGAATCACCAGATTTATCGGACATATGGATGTGGGAGATCCTGCGCATGATGTGATGATGAAATCTATTGAACTATTCGGAAAAGAAGTGAAGCCTGCTATACAAGGACTATAA
- a CDS encoding S9 family peptidase, whose protein sequence is MKLHKFSLLMLVLGSSAFAQNQKFTMAEAVNGMRTNLAVKNISQFSWAADGKSYIQAVKGGYLITDLKTNKQDTLISLSQLNRNLSDDKLKAVPPIKFTGNSNGYFTTGGKMSWIEKSGNDWKVKNTAAVDQDAANVKMFGDGQTFAFTAKNNLFVSRNGKTIAVTNETNENIISGQAVHRNEFGIDTGIFPAPNSESVAFYKMDQSMVADYPIIDWSVTPAVNHNIKYPMAGQTSHQVTLGVFNIKTQATTFLKVEGEKDQYLTAVTWSPDSKYIFVAVLNRGQNHMKMNQYDAATGELVKTLFEETDSKYVEPQHPLTFFPNSNTDFIWQSQRTGYNHLFHYSLEKGLVAQITKGDWLVTDILGFNEKKKEIYFTSTKETPLERHLYRINWTNFKMQRLDNEEGMHIGTLSSDGNYLYDAYSNANSPRVANIINTANLKTTNILTSENPLKNYQRPEIKNVTLKADDGTPLYGKIILPTNFDPNKKYPTIVYLYNGPHLQLITNTFPASGNLWYEYMAQNGYIIFTMDGRGSSNRGLKFEQAVFRNLGTTEMNDQMKGVEYLKSLPYVDGEKMGIHGWSFGGFMTTSFMLRKPDVFKVGVAGGPVIDWSMYEIMYGERYMDTPQENPQGYATANLLDKVQNLKGKLLMIHGAQDDVVVWQHSIKFIKSAVDNGVQLDYFTYPGHPHNVIGKDRVHLMQKITDYFDLYLKK, encoded by the coding sequence ATGAAATTACATAAATTTTCTTTATTGATGCTGGTTCTAGGCAGTTCAGCATTTGCCCAGAATCAGAAGTTTACCATGGCAGAGGCTGTAAATGGAATGAGAACCAACCTTGCCGTGAAAAATATTTCCCAGTTTTCATGGGCTGCAGACGGGAAATCTTACATCCAGGCAGTAAAAGGCGGTTATTTGATTACAGATTTGAAAACCAATAAACAGGATACTCTGATCTCGTTGAGCCAGCTAAACCGAAACCTTTCCGATGATAAGCTGAAAGCTGTTCCGCCAATCAAGTTTACAGGAAATTCAAATGGTTATTTTACTACAGGTGGTAAAATGTCGTGGATCGAGAAATCAGGAAATGACTGGAAAGTAAAAAATACGGCTGCGGTTGATCAGGATGCTGCGAATGTAAAAATGTTTGGTGATGGCCAAACCTTCGCTTTCACAGCAAAGAATAATTTATTTGTAAGCAGAAACGGGAAAACCATTGCGGTAACCAACGAAACGAATGAAAATATCATTAGCGGACAGGCTGTTCACAGAAATGAATTTGGTATTGATACCGGAATTTTTCCTGCCCCGAACTCAGAAAGTGTAGCTTTCTATAAAATGGATCAGAGCATGGTAGCGGATTATCCGATCATCGACTGGTCTGTAACTCCTGCTGTAAATCATAATATTAAATACCCAATGGCTGGTCAGACTTCTCACCAGGTGACATTAGGAGTTTTCAATATTAAAACTCAAGCTACTACTTTCTTAAAAGTGGAAGGTGAGAAAGACCAATATCTGACGGCTGTTACATGGAGCCCGGATTCAAAATACATCTTTGTAGCTGTTTTAAACAGAGGTCAGAATCATATGAAAATGAATCAATATGATGCTGCTACGGGAGAATTGGTGAAAACGTTGTTTGAAGAAACAGACAGTAAATATGTTGAACCACAGCATCCACTTACTTTCTTCCCGAATTCTAACACAGACTTCATCTGGCAGAGCCAAAGAACGGGATACAATCACCTGTTCCACTACAGCCTGGAAAAAGGACTGGTAGCACAGATCACAAAAGGCGACTGGCTGGTAACAGATATTTTAGGATTCAATGAAAAGAAAAAGGAAATCTATTTTACTTCAACAAAAGAAACGCCTTTAGAAAGACATTTGTATAGAATCAACTGGACCAACTTCAAGATGCAAAGGCTGGACAATGAAGAAGGTATGCACATTGGAACATTGAGCAGTGACGGAAACTATCTGTATGATGCATACAGCAATGCCAATTCACCGAGAGTTGCCAATATTATCAATACAGCTAATTTAAAAACTACTAATATCCTCACTTCTGAAAATCCATTAAAAAATTATCAGAGACCGGAAATTAAAAACGTAACATTAAAGGCTGACGACGGTACTCCTTTGTACGGAAAGATTATTCTTCCAACCAATTTTGATCCTAATAAAAAATACCCAACGATTGTTTATTTGTATAACGGACCGCACTTACAGCTGATCACGAATACCTTCCCGGCTTCAGGAAACCTTTGGTACGAATATATGGCTCAGAACGGGTATATTATTTTCACTATGGATGGAAGAGGTTCTTCTAACCGTGGGCTGAAATTTGAGCAGGCTGTATTCAGAAATCTGGGGACCACAGAAATGAATGACCAGATGAAAGGAGTAGAGTACTTAAAGTCTCTTCCTTATGTAGATGGAGAAAAAATGGGAATCCATGGATGGAGCTTTGGAGGATTTATGACAACAAGCTTCATGCTTCGTAAGCCGGATGTATTCAAAGTAGGAGTAGCAGGAGGACCGGTAATCGACTGGAGCATGTACGAGATCATGTACGGAGAAAGATATATGGATACTCCACAGGAAAATCCACAGGGATATGCAACAGCTAATCTTTTGGATAAAGTTCAGAACCTGAAGGGAAAATTACTGATGATCCATGGAGCGCAGGATGATGTAGTAGTATGGCAGCATTCTATTAAATTTATCAAGTCAGCTGTTGATAACGGAGTTCAATTGGATTACTTTACATATCCGGGACATCCGCATAATGTGATCGGGAAAGACAGAGTTCACCTGATGCAGAAAATCACAGATTATTTTGATTTATATCTGAAGAAATAA
- a CDS encoding YceI family protein gives MATKWILDPTHSEITFKVKHMMISNVKGSFRTFTAEIESEDEFFANAKTTATIQTDSVFTNNTDRDNHLKSAEFFNAEVHPTITFESQALNNAIVGNLTINGITKPVTLDVDFGGINVDPWGNTKAGFSFEGKISRKDFGLNWNAALEAGGVMVSDDVKVAGELQFVKQA, from the coding sequence ATGGCAACAAAATGGATTTTAGACCCTACGCATAGTGAAATTACTTTCAAAGTAAAACACATGATGATCTCTAACGTAAAAGGAAGCTTCAGAACTTTCACTGCTGAAATTGAATCTGAAGACGAATTCTTTGCAAATGCAAAAACTACTGCTACGATCCAGACGGATTCTGTATTCACAAACAATACAGACAGAGATAATCACTTAAAATCTGCAGAGTTCTTCAATGCTGAAGTACACCCTACAATCACTTTTGAATCTCAGGCATTAAATAATGCTATCGTTGGAAATCTTACCATCAACGGAATTACAAAACCTGTAACTCTTGATGTAGACTTCGGAGGAATCAACGTAGACCCATGGGGAAATACAAAAGCAGGTTTCTCTTTTGAAGGAAAAATCAGCAGAAAAGATTTCGGATTAAACTGGAATGCAGCTCTTGAAGCAGGAGGTGTAATGGTAAGTGATGATGTGAAAGTAGCTGGTGAATTACAGTTTGTAAAACAAGCATAG
- the ygiD gene encoding 4,5-DOPA dioxygenase extradiol translates to MNLNDLQNISDGFKSTQRMPVLFLGHGSPMNAIEENQFVQGFRKAASEIPKPNAILCISAHWYTAGTFVTAMDMPKTIHDFYGFPKALFDVQYPAPGSPELAKETAELLLPIDVEEDHSWGLDHGAWSVIKHMYPDADIPVIQLSIDHTKSPQYHYDLAKRLNKLREKGILIIGSGNIVHNLRLIDWKNINTVGAGWDWAIEAREKTNNWLLDGNFQHIIDYQKQGTFLQYAVPTPDHYLPLLYTLGLKDQSEELTLFNDELIGGSLSMTSVRIG, encoded by the coding sequence ATGAACCTCAATGATCTTCAAAACATAAGCGACGGTTTTAAAAGCACACAGAGAATGCCTGTTTTATTTCTTGGACATGGTTCACCGATGAATGCCATTGAAGAGAACCAATTTGTACAGGGTTTCCGAAAAGCAGCCTCTGAAATTCCTAAGCCTAATGCAATTCTTTGTATTTCTGCTCACTGGTATACAGCCGGAACTTTTGTAACCGCTATGGATATGCCGAAAACCATCCATGATTTTTATGGTTTCCCGAAAGCACTTTTTGATGTGCAGTATCCTGCTCCGGGAAGTCCGGAGCTGGCAAAAGAAACTGCAGAACTTCTGCTCCCGATTGATGTGGAAGAAGACCACAGCTGGGGACTTGATCATGGTGCATGGTCTGTGATCAAACATATGTATCCTGATGCCGACATTCCTGTTATTCAGCTGAGTATAGACCATACAAAATCTCCCCAGTATCATTATGACCTTGCCAAAAGACTGAATAAGCTTCGTGAAAAGGGGATTCTGATTATTGGAAGCGGAAATATTGTTCATAACCTCCGTCTTATCGATTGGAAAAATATAAATACAGTGGGAGCCGGCTGGGACTGGGCTATAGAAGCCAGAGAAAAAACCAATAATTGGCTTCTGGATGGAAATTTCCAGCATATTATTGATTATCAGAAACAGGGAACTTTCTTACAATATGCTGTTCCTACACCTGATCATTATCTGCCTTTATTGTATACTTTAGGGCTGAAAGATCAGTCTGAGGAACTTACTTTATTCAATGATGAGCTTATAGGAGGATCATTGAGTATGACCAGTGTAAGAATCGGATAG
- a CDS encoding S8 family peptidase, whose protein sequence is MKKTVFLLAIFFALNSCSREELQNENVKTEMSQKDPLTAKQINERINQAIKTDGTFNWKNESDHFVWSAIFRGNKMVSIGFGASKDDFDRSKSPNSSDIEKEVLSVIKKYEGKDERNFLLLSDQYLNQMDVVIENEETVTALRQMKNIRYVEPADYHYFEYEAQYNAAAKSSGSGSSGCGFSSSALSTADYTSTTPSAKIPWAFTKHNIPDAWSYSTGAGVTIGLIDTGVSPEQTLLGGSFNNGASSGRTISKFGVYNSDGSGDQCGHGTKMASVMTAPRNNAGLPVGVAYNANLIAYRAAENVVLETSSEQTAVKTAFTELGNNTSVKIISMSMGHIFSVGKIEDGVKYAYSKGKLIFCAGGTSTSFTSFVGVIFPASMSETQAITGVKENTSNQKCDVCHSGSQIDFTFQMERASGNTVPVLSYYNGQADYVGGSSVATAATAGIAALVWAKNPSWTREQVLNKMRQSATYYPNVNSSYGYGNINVLKAVQ, encoded by the coding sequence ATGAAAAAAACTGTATTCCTATTAGCAATATTTTTTGCTTTAAACTCGTGTTCCAGAGAAGAACTTCAGAACGAAAATGTAAAAACCGAAATGTCTCAGAAAGATCCACTGACTGCAAAACAGATCAATGAAAGGATTAATCAGGCTATTAAAACGGACGGTACTTTCAATTGGAAGAATGAATCCGATCATTTCGTATGGAGTGCTATTTTCCGTGGAAATAAAATGGTATCCATCGGTTTTGGAGCCTCTAAGGACGACTTTGACAGAAGCAAATCTCCAAACAGCAGTGATATAGAAAAGGAAGTCCTTTCTGTGATCAAAAAATATGAGGGAAAAGATGAAAGAAATTTCCTTCTTCTTTCAGATCAGTATCTTAATCAGATGGATGTTGTGATTGAAAACGAGGAAACTGTTACCGCTCTTCGACAAATGAAGAACATCCGATATGTAGAGCCGGCAGACTATCATTATTTTGAATATGAGGCTCAATATAATGCAGCTGCAAAATCTTCTGGAAGCGGTTCATCAGGATGTGGTTTTTCATCATCAGCGTTGAGTACAGCAGATTATACATCTACCACACCAAGTGCGAAAATTCCATGGGCTTTCACTAAGCATAATATTCCTGATGCATGGAGCTACAGCACGGGGGCAGGAGTTACAATAGGACTTATTGATACAGGAGTTTCTCCAGAACAGACTTTGTTAGGAGGAAGCTTTAATAATGGTGCTTCATCAGGAAGAACGATCAGTAAATTCGGAGTGTATAATTCAGACGGATCGGGAGATCAGTGCGGACACGGGACAAAAATGGCTTCTGTGATGACTGCTCCAAGAAACAACGCAGGACTGCCTGTAGGAGTAGCTTACAATGCCAATCTGATTGCCTACAGAGCTGCAGAAAATGTTGTTTTGGAAACTTCAAGTGAGCAGACTGCTGTAAAAACGGCTTTTACAGAATTAGGTAACAATACCAGTGTAAAAATCATCTCTATGTCAATGGGACATATTTTCTCCGTCGGAAAAATTGAAGATGGTGTTAAATATGCTTATTCTAAAGGAAAACTGATTTTCTGTGCCGGAGGTACTTCTACCAGCTTTACCAGTTTCGTTGGAGTAATTTTCCCTGCATCGATGTCAGAAACTCAGGCGATCACAGGAGTAAAGGAGAATACATCCAATCAGAAATGTGATGTCTGCCACTCCGGGAGTCAGATCGACTTTACTTTCCAGATGGAAAGAGCTTCAGGAAATACCGTTCCGGTTTTGAGTTATTACAACGGTCAGGCAGATTATGTGGGTGGTTCTTCGGTAGCTACAGCAGCTACAGCAGGAATTGCAGCTCTGGTTTGGGCTAAAAATCCATCATGGACGAGAGAGCAGGTGCTTAACAAAATGAGACAGTCTGCCACTTACTATCCAAATGTTAATTCAAGTTATGGCTACGGAAATATCAATGTTTTAAAAGCAGTACAATAA